A stretch of the Polaribacter pacificus genome encodes the following:
- the hutH gene encoding histidine ammonia-lyase, with protein sequence MVFKYGIDQLTVSKVIAIAKGNLNAVLTEAAIEKVNSCRDKVEIMAKSDKAVYGINTGFGPLCDVQITPQETSKLQENLLITHAVGVGNPIDKELSKIMMICKVHALCQGYSGIRLEVIERILYFIEHDLLPVVPEQGSVGASGDLAPLSHLFLPLLGEGEFWINTNIISAKEILKTHSLTPIQLQAKEGLALINGTQFILAHTIKGLQKMDYLLDLADLAGAMSLEGFQGSASPFKAALHQIRPFKGNIIVAERMRMFLKDSQNVENHLKCARVQDPYSMRCIPQVHGASRNAFFHLNELAEIEMNAVTDNPIILSETEAISGGNFHGQPLAMALDYCSIAASELGNIADRRCYLLLEGKYGLPRLLTEAGGLNSGFMIPQYTTAALVTENKSLCFPPSADSIPTSLGQEDHVSMGSISGRKFNQILGNIEKIFAIELMYAAQAMEFRRPNTFSALLEENFTIIRDRVAKLEEDRVLKDDINTLIKMVKNQSFIVK encoded by the coding sequence ATGGTATTTAAGTACGGGATAGATCAACTAACAGTTAGCAAGGTAATCGCTATTGCTAAGGGCAACTTAAATGCCGTTTTAACAGAAGCGGCAATCGAAAAAGTTAATAGTTGCAGAGATAAAGTAGAAATCATGGCCAAATCAGACAAAGCTGTCTATGGCATTAACACAGGATTTGGACCTTTATGCGATGTTCAAATTACTCCACAAGAAACGAGCAAATTACAAGAAAACTTATTAATTACCCATGCTGTTGGAGTTGGGAACCCTATCGATAAAGAACTGTCAAAAATTATGATGATATGCAAGGTTCACGCTTTGTGTCAAGGATATTCAGGAATTCGATTAGAAGTAATAGAACGCATTCTTTATTTTATAGAGCACGACTTACTACCGGTAGTTCCTGAGCAGGGTTCTGTTGGTGCATCAGGAGACCTAGCTCCTTTATCACATTTGTTTTTGCCTTTATTAGGTGAGGGTGAATTTTGGATTAATACCAATATTATTTCTGCAAAAGAAATTTTAAAAACACATTCATTAACTCCAATCCAACTCCAAGCAAAAGAAGGACTCGCCTTAATTAACGGAACTCAATTTATTTTGGCTCATACCATTAAAGGGCTTCAAAAAATGGATTATTTATTAGATTTAGCAGATCTAGCTGGAGCAATGAGTTTAGAAGGCTTCCAAGGAAGCGCCTCTCCTTTTAAGGCAGCTTTACATCAGATTCGTCCATTTAAAGGCAACATTATTGTAGCAGAACGTATGCGAATGTTTTTAAAGGATTCTCAAAATGTAGAAAATCACTTAAAATGCGCTCGAGTTCAAGACCCATACTCAATGCGTTGTATCCCACAAGTCCACGGTGCTTCTAGAAATGCTTTCTTCCATTTAAATGAATTGGCAGAAATAGAAATGAACGCCGTAACAGACAATCCAATAATCCTTAGTGAAACAGAAGCTATTTCTGGAGGAAATTTCCACGGACAACCCTTAGCAATGGCCCTGGATTACTGTTCTATCGCCGCATCAGAATTGGGAAATATAGCAGACAGAAGATGTTATTTATTGCTAGAAGGCAAATATGGATTACCGCGTTTGTTAACAGAAGCAGGTGGATTAAATTCTGGCTTTATGATTCCTCAATACACTACTGCTGCTCTAGTAACCGAAAACAAATCTCTATGCTTCCCTCCTTCTGCGGATAGCATTCCTACCTCATTAGGTCAAGAAGACCATGTATCTATGGGAAGTATCTCTGGAAGAAAATTCAATCAGATTCTTGGAAATATCGAAAAAATATTCGCCATTGAATTGATGTATGCAGCACAAGCAATGGAGTTTAGAAGACCTAATACTTTCTCTGCTCTACTAGAAGAAAATTTCACCATCATTAGAGATAGGGTTGCTAAACTAGAAGAAGATCGCGTCTTAAAAGATGACATCAACACACTTATTAAAATGGTAAAAAATCAATCGTTTATTGTAAAATAA
- a CDS encoding LysR family transcriptional regulator, with protein sequence MSNQIEFRHIRYFLVVAEELHFRRAADRLFISQPGLSKQIKQMEEDLGILLFERHNRKVILTNAGAYLKKELTINLKNIEHTLTHAKLLNDGKNGDLKLGYVGSAMQEVIPDLLMKFKTSFPSIVFSLREMDNEKQIEGLLSYDLDLGFVRLERVPRGLTLKPILKESFCLVLPENHQINADNFKSLMQFKEESFILFDPKYSSSYYEKVMQLFDDSGFSPIVSHNTIHAGSIYKLVENNFGISIVPKSLATKDNPKIKFIELKKAKQKTTLSVVWNTDNRNPILKHIVSLLKN encoded by the coding sequence ATGAGTAATCAAATAGAGTTTAGGCATATCCGCTATTTTTTAGTGGTTGCAGAAGAGCTTCATTTTAGAAGGGCTGCCGATCGATTGTTTATTTCACAGCCAGGTTTGAGTAAGCAGATTAAACAAATGGAGGAAGATCTTGGGATTTTGCTATTTGAAAGACACAACCGCAAGGTTATTTTAACCAATGCAGGCGCTTATTTAAAAAAGGAGTTAACCATCAATTTAAAAAATATTGAACATACTTTAACCCATGCAAAATTGTTAAACGATGGTAAAAATGGTGATCTAAAACTTGGCTATGTCGGATCGGCAATGCAGGAAGTGATCCCAGATTTATTGATGAAATTTAAAACAAGTTTCCCAAGTATTGTTTTTAGTTTAAGAGAAATGGATAATGAAAAGCAAATTGAAGGCCTGTTGTCCTATGATTTGGATTTGGGTTTTGTTAGGTTAGAGAGAGTACCTAGAGGCTTAACTTTAAAGCCTATTTTAAAAGAATCGTTTTGTTTAGTATTGCCAGAAAATCATCAGATTAATGCGGACAATTTTAAAAGTTTAATGCAGTTTAAAGAAGAATCATTTATTCTTTTTGACCCCAAATATAGCTCATCGTATTATGAAAAGGTAATGCAATTGTTTGATGATAGTGGTTTTTCTCCAATCGTTTCACACAATACCATCCATGCGGGATCCATTTATAAACTGGTAGAGAATAATTTTGGAATCTCTATTGTTCCAAAATCATTGGCAACTAAAGACAATCCTAAAATAAAATTTATAGAATTAAAAAAAGCCAAGCAAAAAACAACCTTGTCTGTAGTCTGGAATACCGATAATAGAAACCCAATATTAAAACATATAGTTAGCTTGCTAAAAAACTAA
- a CDS encoding family 20 glycosylhydrolase: MYSKKIINYPLLLAISFIFLFTSCGTKTTTNLNSDISLVPFPKELHLTPEKISVKNGIQVKTTNTDLKLLQKIIDPFFSTKNISTSTSSFSLIPSINSALEKDTYLLTITNSQINLEAGSYTSLAYGTTTLLQLIDENNNLSTGSIKDFPSLAYRGLMLDLSRAWYDVSTVKQIISLCSWYKINYLQMHLTDDALFTFQSDSYPKLASKNSYSKKDLQELNQFAIERGVVLVPEIDVPGHSSGFVRTMPDLFGLKNVASNPYTLNMGNEKVYQALDVLFGEVAEAFPYSPYMHIGGDEVFTEGFESDPLVQNYLKEHQLDNVEELYRHFLVRATDIVKSKGKQPILWSGFEREGKVKIPNDVIIMNWKPADYSPQEMIDDGYSIINASWQPLYVVNNRKWSPETIYNWNPFEWKGFQTPAETKGLIAKKSDKVVGASMEVWEQSQYKAFSSLIDRLPAMSEKIWNSSSTTFDVYSNRVKKTKATIENMVFPFTLDEKGLTFEKNKEPNFSEDMWFSNRLTLSITPLTKDISLRYTLDGSKPNNSSLAYTKPIEITKNTQFSLQAFKNNKPLGQTLLKSYTLVPVEFKIDGLVNQLSPNSWEKHKFIDAMTVTLKSSLKGEIRYTTDNTTPKANSKLYTKPFTIKNSIFLKARLFDKKGNPIGGMRSDEYERLQLEKSLTTNKPVTTSNKFEGGVPALINDGKITRWDHWGAHTNGNNWVVIDLEKEQTVKAFKVYTFWDGYRYYEYTIETSVDNKNWNLVVDRSKNREKSVPEGQLDSITPVKARYIKLRLIRNSSNPGLHLVEFQAF, encoded by the coding sequence ATGTATTCAAAAAAAATTATAAATTACCCTCTTCTACTTGCAATTAGTTTCATATTTCTTTTTACAAGCTGTGGAACAAAGACTACAACTAATTTAAACAGTGATATTTCACTTGTTCCTTTCCCTAAAGAACTCCATCTAACTCCTGAGAAAATTTCTGTAAAAAATGGGATTCAAGTAAAAACGACCAATACCGATTTAAAACTGCTTCAAAAAATCATAGACCCTTTTTTTAGCACTAAAAATATTTCAACAAGTACTAGCTCTTTTTCTTTAATTCCATCTATAAACAGCGCTTTAGAAAAAGACACCTACCTCTTAACCATAACAAACTCTCAAATCAATTTAGAAGCAGGAAGCTACACCTCACTAGCCTATGGAACTACGACGCTATTGCAGTTAATCGACGAGAACAACAACCTAAGCACTGGTAGTATAAAAGATTTTCCGAGTTTAGCATATAGAGGGTTGATGCTTGACCTTTCAAGAGCTTGGTATGATGTTAGCACTGTAAAACAAATAATTTCTTTGTGTAGCTGGTACAAAATCAACTACCTACAAATGCATTTAACAGATGATGCCCTATTTACTTTTCAAAGTGATAGCTACCCAAAGTTAGCTTCAAAGAATAGCTACAGCAAAAAAGACTTGCAAGAGCTAAACCAATTTGCTATTGAAAGAGGTGTTGTTTTAGTTCCAGAAATAGATGTCCCTGGACATTCTAGTGGTTTTGTAAGAACCATGCCTGATTTATTTGGATTAAAAAACGTTGCAAGTAATCCGTACACTCTTAATATGGGTAATGAAAAGGTATACCAAGCATTAGATGTTCTTTTTGGAGAAGTGGCAGAAGCTTTCCCTTATTCTCCTTATATGCACATTGGAGGTGATGAAGTCTTTACAGAAGGTTTTGAAAGTGATCCTTTGGTTCAAAATTATTTAAAAGAGCACCAGCTAGACAATGTTGAAGAACTCTATCGTCATTTTTTAGTAAGAGCAACAGACATAGTAAAGAGCAAAGGAAAACAGCCCATTTTATGGTCGGGTTTTGAAAGAGAAGGAAAGGTAAAAATCCCAAATGATGTAATTATAATGAATTGGAAGCCGGCAGACTATTCTCCTCAAGAAATGATTGACGATGGTTACAGTATTATAAATGCATCTTGGCAACCTCTTTATGTTGTAAACAATAGAAAATGGAGTCCTGAAACCATCTACAATTGGAACCCTTTTGAATGGAAAGGCTTTCAGACACCAGCAGAAACTAAAGGATTAATTGCTAAAAAAAGCGATAAAGTTGTTGGAGCCTCTATGGAAGTCTGGGAACAGAGCCAGTACAAAGCATTTAGCTCTCTAATAGATAGGCTACCTGCGATGTCAGAAAAAATATGGAATAGCAGTTCTACCACTTTTGATGTTTATAGCAATCGTGTCAAAAAAACAAAAGCAACTATAGAAAACATGGTTTTCCCTTTTACTCTTGATGAAAAAGGATTAACCTTTGAGAAAAACAAAGAGCCAAACTTTAGTGAAGATATGTGGTTTTCAAATAGATTAACCCTTTCTATTACACCACTCACTAAAGATATCAGTTTGCGTTACACCTTGGATGGCAGCAAACCTAACAATAGCAGTTTGGCATATACCAAACCAATCGAGATTACAAAAAATACACAATTCTCTTTACAGGCATTTAAAAATAACAAACCTTTAGGGCAAACACTTTTAAAGAGCTACACACTTGTTCCTGTTGAATTTAAAATAGATGGATTAGTTAATCAATTAAGCCCTAATAGCTGGGAAAAGCACAAATTTATTGATGCGATGACGGTAACATTAAAGTCTAGCTTAAAGGGAGAGATTAGATATACTACAGACAATACTACTCCAAAAGCAAACAGTAAACTTTATACAAAACCCTTCACCATTAAAAACTCTATCTTTTTAAAAGCACGTTTATTTGATAAAAAAGGAAACCCAATTGGTGGGATGCGAAGTGATGAGTATGAGCGTCTACAGTTAGAAAAGAGCCTTACCACAAACAAACCCGTAACCACCTCAAATAAGTTTGAAGGAGGAGTCCCTGCCTTGATCAACGACGGAAAAATTACTCGTTGGGATCATTGGGGAGCCCATACAAATGGAAACAACTGGGTGGTAATCGACCTAGAAAAAGAGCAAACTGTAAAAGCATTTAAAGTCTACACCTTTTGGGATGGCTACCGCTATTATGAATACACTATAGAAACTTCTGTTGACAATAAAAATTGGAACTTAGTCGTAGACAGAAGTAAAAACAGAGAGAAATCCGTGCCAGAAGGGCAATTAGACTCAATAACACCCGTAAAAGCTAGATATATAAAACTTAGACTGATCAGAAACAGCTCAAACCCTGGGCTTCACTTGGTTGAATTTCAAGCATTTTAG
- a CDS encoding type III pantothenate kinase: MNLIIDVGNTRIKAAVFENDRLTEHLIFEQEQLLEKVEEIVKKYAITAGILSSVSEISQKTLALLHEKCPFVLLNSETKVPFVNKYATPNTLGVDRIASMANAAVKYSGKNVLVIDAGTCITYDFINDSGSYLGGIISPGIEMRYKALHSFTAKLPLLTKISSPKITGDSTVSSMHSGVINAVLEEVKGFISSYENKNKDLTIVLTGGDTNFLAKQLKSSIFANPNFVLEGLNAILIHNK, translated from the coding sequence ATGAATTTAATTATTGATGTTGGAAATACTAGAATTAAAGCAGCTGTTTTTGAGAATGATAGGCTTACTGAGCACCTGATTTTTGAACAAGAGCAACTGCTGGAGAAAGTTGAAGAAATAGTAAAAAAATATGCAATTACTGCCGGTATTCTTTCATCTGTATCTGAAATTTCTCAAAAAACACTAGCTCTCTTACATGAAAAGTGTCCTTTTGTGCTTTTAAATTCAGAAACAAAAGTTCCTTTTGTTAATAAATATGCCACACCAAATACACTTGGTGTAGACAGAATTGCGTCTATGGCTAATGCTGCGGTAAAATATTCAGGTAAAAATGTGCTTGTAATCGATGCCGGAACTTGTATTACTTATGATTTTATAAATGATTCAGGGAGTTATTTAGGGGGTATTATTTCACCAGGTATAGAGATGCGATACAAAGCCTTGCATTCTTTTACAGCAAAATTGCCCTTGCTTACCAAAATCTCTTCTCCAAAAATAACAGGTGATTCTACTGTAAGCAGTATGCATTCAGGAGTCATAAACGCAGTTTTAGAAGAAGTAAAGGGCTTTATTTCTTCATATGAAAATAAAAATAAAGATTTAACAATAGTTTTAACAGGAGGAGACACAAATTTCTTGGCTAAACAATTAAAAAGTAGCATATTTGCCAATCCAAATTTTGTTTTGGAAGGACTAAATGCAATTTTGATACATAACAAATAA
- the lptC gene encoding LPS export ABC transporter periplasmic protein LptC, which produces MKFSRLYDTKSIAAIYLVAMFFSCANNANEVKELFASKNLPIGVVKNFRHMYKDTEQVSSKLESSLMKDFSNREHPYNEFPEGIKIITYKNKGKDSVTITGDYALSYLKTQISEIKGHVVIVNHTDGTQLETDQLFWDETTNYFFSEKKFILTSETNTILGVGFESKQDLTEFLAKKMTGEVETIEE; this is translated from the coding sequence ATGAAATTCAGTAGATTATATGACACAAAAAGCATTGCTGCCATTTATTTGGTAGCAATGTTTTTTTCTTGTGCAAATAATGCTAATGAGGTGAAGGAGTTGTTTGCTAGTAAAAACCTTCCTATAGGTGTTGTTAAAAACTTTCGTCATATGTATAAGGATACTGAGCAGGTTTCTTCAAAGCTAGAGTCGTCACTTATGAAAGACTTTAGCAATAGAGAGCATCCATATAATGAGTTTCCTGAAGGAATTAAAATAATAACTTATAAAAACAAAGGGAAGGATTCTGTTACCATCACAGGTGATTATGCTTTGAGTTATTTAAAAACACAAATTTCTGAAATAAAAGGGCATGTGGTTATTGTAAATCATACAGATGGGACTCAATTAGAAACAGATCAATTGTTTTGGGATGAAACAACTAATTATTTCTTTTCAGAAAAAAAGTTTATATTAACCTCAGAAACCAATACTATTTTAGGAGTAGGTTTTGAATCCAAACAAGATTTGACTGAATTTTTAGCTAAAAAAATGACTGGAGAAGTCGAAACTATAGAAGAATAA
- a CDS encoding hemolysin family protein, which translates to METQIAIIVISILLSAFFSGMEIAFVSANKLHIELEKKKEGFIAAILRKITNKSSKFITTMLVGNNIALVVYSYYMGEFIIGFLPINSWNDFSILLTQTLISTVVILITAEFLPKAIFRIYSNEALKFFAIPTYFFYILFHYFSSFISFISDFVLRVVFKMNTDELQTEFSREELGNYINEQMETAMTDEEVDSEIQIFQNALEFHKVKSREVMVPRTEMIALEIHEPVSKLKQAFIDTGLSKILIYKTSMDNILGYVNAFELFKKPKSIKSIILPIEFVPESMMISDVLSNLIKKRKSVAIVLDEYGGTSGMITVEDVVEELFGEIEDEHDSQQLVDKQISDTEFHFSARLEVDYLNEAYNLNIPKEDAYETIGGFIINFTENIPDMGEQIEIENFLIKILKVSSSKIEEIQLKLIDSEA; encoded by the coding sequence ATGGAAACTCAAATAGCAATCATTGTTATTTCAATTTTACTGTCAGCCTTTTTTTCAGGGATGGAGATTGCTTTTGTTTCTGCGAACAAATTGCATATAGAACTTGAGAAGAAAAAAGAAGGATTTATAGCGGCTATCTTAAGGAAAATCACCAATAAATCGTCTAAGTTTATCACTACCATGTTGGTTGGTAATAATATTGCCTTGGTCGTCTATAGTTACTATATGGGTGAATTTATCATTGGTTTTTTGCCAATAAATTCATGGAATGATTTTTCAATTCTACTTACTCAAACCTTAATTTCTACGGTTGTAATTTTAATAACTGCAGAATTTTTACCCAAAGCCATTTTTAGAATTTATTCAAATGAGGCTTTGAAATTCTTTGCTATACCAACTTACTTTTTTTATATTTTATTTCATTATTTTTCTTCTTTCATTTCCTTTATTTCTGATTTTGTATTGCGTGTGGTTTTTAAAATGAACACAGACGAGTTGCAAACGGAGTTTAGTCGTGAAGAGTTAGGGAATTATATTAATGAACAGATGGAAACTGCCATGACTGATGAAGAGGTTGATTCCGAAATTCAGATTTTTCAAAATGCTCTTGAGTTTCATAAGGTAAAATCAAGAGAGGTGATGGTTCCCCGAACAGAAATGATAGCGCTTGAAATCCACGAGCCAGTTTCTAAATTGAAACAAGCTTTTATCGATACAGGTCTTTCAAAAATTTTAATTTACAAAACCTCTATGGATAATATCTTGGGGTATGTAAATGCTTTTGAATTGTTTAAAAAACCGAAGTCGATAAAATCAATCATTTTGCCCATAGAGTTTGTACCAGAGTCCATGATGATTAGCGATGTTTTAAGTAATCTTATAAAAAAAAGAAAGAGTGTTGCCATTGTGCTGGATGAATATGGAGGCACCTCTGGGATGATTACTGTAGAAGATGTTGTTGAAGAGCTCTTTGGGGAGATAGAAGACGAACATGATTCACAGCAATTAGTTGACAAGCAAATTTCTGATACAGAGTTCCATTTTTCTGCTAGATTAGAAGTGGATTATTTAAATGAGGCATACAATTTAAACATCCCAAAAGAAGATGCATATGAGACCATAGGTGGTTTTATTATCAATTTTACTGAGAATATACCAGATATGGGAGAGCAAATTGAGATTGAAAATTTCCTTATTAAAATTCTAAAAGTAAGCTCTTCTAAAATTGAAGAAATTCAACTAAAGCTAATTGATTCTGAAGCTTAA
- a CDS encoding peptidylprolyl isomerase yields MAILSKIRERSMALILVIGLALFAFVLDPSSIQDFFNSSNINTVGEVGGETISRKEFSEALEAYRAQYGSQITEMQASNDVWNTLIRQKVYQTQLAKSGITVGEADVWNALIETSSIQEDPQFQNAAGMFDQERLKEFLATVKEDPNQIDTWTAWTNYMAQIKDNLEYTTYNSLITAGLGASLKEGEFQYFNNNTKISADYVFVPYTSVSDSLINVTKSEIEDYIKKNEDQFKVEETRNLKLVKFNILPTANDETEIKEELSSLLEDKGDLKGFKNTEDLQEFFAENDSDLPLTNTYSFKNTVSAAIAENVFNGKEGDVFGPYKDNGSFKISKITEIRQMPDSVRASHILIPFIGSLYADQDTKKTEEQAKKTADSIYSLVRRNKTRFASIADEINIDMTKGKGGDIDWITTDVAFSPNFDADFADYLFFNKAGSVGVIKSRFGYQIIRIDESKNKQKAVKLATFSRQIEASTTTENTVFQNAETFALALSNGQAFDVAAKEKQLNVQPVIGLRVLDENIPGVGRQRDIVQWAFDSDNEIGDYKRFDVNGGYVVAVLSGQTEKGLMSAVKAAPIVKPILINQKKAKMIGEKMQGATLDAIAKNNATIVQSEASVSMQSPILTGVGFEPKLIGAFAAAKENTLFTNVAGEKGVFAFEVTKKELPVALPNYDTYRKRIEAQRKTQTNFMYEAIKKSANIEDNRAAFYGIN; encoded by the coding sequence ATGGCAATTTTATCTAAAATTAGAGAGCGTTCTATGGCTTTAATCCTTGTTATTGGATTGGCATTGTTCGCTTTTGTATTAGATCCTTCAAGTATTCAGGATTTCTTTAACTCTAGCAACATCAACACTGTTGGTGAAGTTGGTGGAGAAACCATTTCAAGAAAAGAGTTTAGTGAAGCTCTAGAAGCATATAGAGCACAATATGGAAGTCAAATAACAGAGATGCAAGCTTCAAATGATGTTTGGAATACTTTGATAAGACAAAAAGTGTATCAAACACAACTTGCTAAATCTGGAATTACTGTTGGTGAGGCTGATGTTTGGAACGCTTTGATTGAAACATCTTCTATTCAAGAAGATCCTCAGTTTCAAAATGCAGCTGGAATGTTCGACCAAGAAAGACTTAAAGAGTTTTTAGCTACTGTAAAAGAAGATCCTAATCAAATAGATACATGGACTGCCTGGACAAACTATATGGCTCAAATTAAAGATAATTTAGAGTATACAACTTATAATAGTCTTATCACTGCTGGTCTTGGAGCTTCTTTAAAAGAAGGAGAGTTTCAGTATTTCAATAACAATACTAAGATTTCAGCTGATTACGTTTTTGTACCATACACTTCTGTTTCAGATAGCTTAATCAATGTGACCAAGTCAGAAATTGAAGACTATATCAAGAAAAATGAAGATCAGTTTAAAGTAGAGGAAACTCGAAATTTAAAACTTGTAAAGTTTAATATACTTCCTACAGCCAATGATGAAACGGAAATTAAAGAGGAATTAAGTAGTTTGCTTGAAGATAAAGGTGATTTGAAAGGTTTTAAAAATACTGAGGACTTGCAAGAGTTTTTTGCAGAAAATGATTCAGATTTACCATTGACAAATACGTATAGCTTTAAGAATACTGTTTCTGCGGCTATCGCAGAAAATGTTTTTAACGGAAAAGAAGGAGATGTTTTTGGGCCTTATAAAGACAATGGTTCTTTTAAAATTTCAAAAATAACTGAGATTAGACAAATGCCAGATTCAGTTAGAGCATCTCATATATTGATACCATTTATCGGTTCATTATATGCTGATCAAGACACGAAAAAAACTGAAGAACAAGCAAAGAAGACTGCTGATAGCATCTATTCTTTGGTTAGAAGAAACAAAACTAGATTTGCTAGTATCGCTGATGAAATCAACATCGATATGACCAAAGGAAAAGGTGGTGATATTGATTGGATTACTACAGATGTTGCTTTTTCTCCAAATTTTGACGCTGATTTTGCAGACTATTTATTCTTTAATAAAGCTGGATCAGTAGGGGTTATAAAATCGAGATTTGGTTATCAAATCATTAGAATTGATGAATCAAAAAATAAACAGAAAGCTGTTAAGTTAGCAACTTTTTCAAGACAAATTGAGGCTTCAACAACAACAGAGAATACTGTTTTTCAAAATGCAGAAACATTTGCATTGGCATTATCTAATGGACAAGCTTTTGATGTAGCCGCTAAAGAAAAACAATTAAATGTTCAACCTGTTATTGGTCTAAGAGTTTTGGACGAGAATATCCCAGGTGTTGGAAGACAGAGAGATATTGTTCAGTGGGCATTTGATAGTGACAATGAAATAGGAGACTATAAGCGTTTTGATGTAAATGGAGGTTATGTTGTTGCTGTGTTAAGTGGACAAACTGAAAAAGGGTTAATGTCTGCTGTTAAGGCGGCACCAATTGTTAAGCCAATTTTAATAAATCAAAAGAAAGCTAAGATGATTGGCGAAAAAATGCAAGGAGCTACTTTAGATGCAATTGCAAAAAATAATGCAACGATAGTTCAATCAGAAGCTTCTGTAAGTATGCAGTCACCAATTTTAACAGGGGTTGGTTTTGAACCTAAACTTATAGGTGCCTTTGCTGCGGCAAAAGAAAACACTTTGTTTACTAATGTTGCAGGAGAAAAAGGAGTTTTTGCTTTTGAGGTTACTAAAAAAGAGTTGCCTGTTGCACTTCCTAATTATGATACCTATAGAAAAAGAATAGAAGCTCAAAGAAAAACTCAGACTAACTTTATGTATGAAGCAATTAAAAAGTCGGCAAATATTGAAGACAATAGAGCTGCTTTTTACGGAATTAATTAG